The DNA window ACAAAAATTGGCGGATGGTCGCCTTTCAACACGATCGTCGATAACTTGTCCGAGAACAGATCCAATTTGTATTTTTTGGCGTCTCGAGGATCAAGAAAAAGAAAAATGCGATTATTCCGATAATGATGTACATGGATCTTTATTTCCTATCAACTCAACCGGGTTAATCCTATTTCAATTTGCATAAAGCCAACATGATCCTAACGTGATATTTTGACATTTCGTACAAATAATGACCATTAATATTTTTGGTGCCTGGCACCGCTCGCTTCCACCTGGTTGGTTTCTTAGCTTCTGATGTCGATTAATTTACTTGTTCCCAAACTGATTCCCCGCGGAAGGAAACGCAACTTACCCATATGATAGTCACATTAGCTCCTCCTCTTGGTATTAGTGAGATGCGACCGCAAATACACGAGCACTACGTGCGCGCTGTGGTACACCACTACTGAGAAACATAAAAGTAGCTGTTGCATAACCTCCAAAATCATTTTTGTTGATGTACTGTTCCTCTGCCGCCACTAAGTTGTTGTTCTCATCATAGAGGTTGAACTTGATGTAAATATCGTGCCGCAAAGCCCCTGGTTTAATTGCAATAACATCGCACATGGCTTCAATCCAACCGGTTTCACTCACAGAATAACCCACGCTAGAAATTTTCAGATTCAGAGCCTGATTGATTGCATCCAGCACCTCGGTATTTTGCGCTAATTGATTCCTGATCTGTTCGCGTTCTTCGACTGTTAGTTCCATACCCATCCTCCTTATTAGTAATTTTACCGGTTGTTGTATCAGCCAACATATTCATCGGTCAAAATCTACATTAGGGCTTATCTTCCCGTCTTGTTCCGTCAACTTGTTTTTGGCAATTAATTTCGCGATTATTTCTGACAGTCTTTCGTTTATTCTCTTGCCTGTACGGTTGTATCCGAGAGCTCGGCTTACCTCCGCGATTAATTCATCTCTCGTACATCCTACGAAAGAGCTGGCTACCGAACGTACCGCAAGTATAAGTTCTTCTTCTGCAATCTGGTGAATCTTTCTTTCACCAGCCACTCTCGCAATAACGGGTCCTTTTGGGTTTGTGTAGACAAAACCATTTTCCAAAAGCACCTGATCGTCCAGCTCATCAATTACCTCTTGGACACCGTCTCTAATCCGGTCCGTCACTCGCTGTTGACCAAAGTGCACGGCCAGTCGACTGCAAAGCCATTCAAATTGCACAGGAGACTCATTCCTGACAATGGTTAAGAGGTGATTCTCAAGCGAATAGCCTAATTGCCACCACTCTTTATCCGTTCGAATTTCTTCTGGATCGGTCATCCTATAATCTTCAAAGCCATATGTGTGGTCCTCTTCATTCTTAGGTTCGACTACAAGGAAAGAATGATCATTGTTATCTTTCTCACCCTTCACTGTCGTTTGTGATGTTTTTCTATCAGCATGATTCCCCTGGATCCCAAAGGGGTCAATGTAGGTATTGATGGCCTCTTCGACCTTGTCAATCAATTTGGATTGTTCCGCATGCGCATCTTTAATCCAATCAGTCGACCAGATACGATAGATCTTCCAACCCATATCTTCGAGGATCGCCTGGCGAACCCGATCTCTTTCTCGCACGGTCCGAGTCGAGTGATAGGAGGCACCGTCACATTCAACGCCAAGGACATACCGTCCATCCAACTCTGGATGTTGCACCGCCATATCGATGCGGTAACCCGAGCACCCCACTTGGGCGCTTACTCGATAGCCCTTACTCACCAAGAAGTTGTAAACGGATTCCTCGAATTCGGAGTCATGTTGTGCCGTATCTTGTATCTTCAAGTTATGATTGAGTACCTCTGGGCCACGCATGGCAAACTCAATATATTTACGGAGTTGTTTGGGACCATCGGCTGTAATCCGGCTTTCTTCGATATCTGTAGAACGGATTGAACCGACCAACTTGACATTGTGCTTTGCCCGGGTAATCGCAACGTTCAGTCGTCGTTCGCCCCCCTCGTGGCTGAGAGGACCAAAGAGCATACTCATTTTTCCATATCGATCTTTGGCGTACCCGATACTGAAGATGATGGTATCTCTTTCATCGCCCTGAACGTTCTCAAGATTCTTAATGAAGAAAGGTTCGTGCCCTTCTTCCGTAAAAAAGGGTTCGCATTTTGGATTGTCAAGGCGCTTAGCCCGCACTGCTGCTTCAATTGCGTCACTCTGACTGCTGCTGAAAGCCACGACTCCCAAGGAACGGTTCGGAAATTTATTTAAGTGTTCGAAAACTAAATCCGCAACTTTCTTCGCTTCTGCCCGATTCGTTTTTGTGCCTCCCCGATCGTACACCCCATTGGCAAGATAAATATACTCAACACCATGATCTTCCATTCGTTCAACGTTCGAGGGAAAGGTAATCAAATTACTCCTGTAATACTGGGCATTAGAAAAGGCGATCAGGTGCTCGTGCCTGCTGCGGTAATGCCACATCAAAGGTTGATTATTGAGATTGACGGAAGCTTCGTCCAGTACAGACTCAAATCCTTCTTGATAGTACTCATCCGAATCTTCATCGTACTCCGTATCGCCAATGGATGCGGCGAAAAAGGCTGTCGGGGGCAGCTGTTTGCTGTCGCCCGCGATGATAACCTGTTTTCCTCTTAAAATGGCACCAATTGCATTTTCCGTGCAAACCTGAGATGCCTCATCAAAGATGACAGTGTCAAAGACGAATTGATCTGATTCCAGAAATACACTCACGGATAGAGGTGACATCATCAGGCACGGCTTGAGCTTCATGATCATGTTGGGCGCTTTGGCAAACAGTTTCCGGATAGGCATAATCCGCCGCTTCTTCTTGATCTCCGCTTTAAGAATGTTGATTTCTCCCCCCGCTTTGGTAAAACTGTCTGTCTGGGGCAGGTTGTTCATTAATTCATTTTTCAGTCTTTCTTTGGCTATATCAAGCTGCAGCTTATCCAACTTCACAAACTCTTCGATGAAAGCTTCATGTTGGTTCCGCCTGAAGGCCTGGACTGCGGGGAATTTCGGCAGGATTGCATCTAACCATAAGGTATAAAACCTTCTCTCAAATATGGGCACTATTTCCTTACTTTCATGCCGTTCCTGATCCAGTTGGTCGAGGAATTCCTTATACCCTCTCTCCTCAAGCTGTTGCCGGCTTCTCTGAAGATCAAGCCATTCTTCCAGGAGATTCAATTGACGACTGCAGCGGTCAGCCTTGTCTGCAAGATCTGTAAAAGGTATGGAATAAAGTCGTTCGGATTCCCTCTCTTCGAAATACTCTGCAAACCAGTCAACCTTCGGCTTTAAAGTATCGTAAGTACTTTTCAGTTTTTTTGATAATTGAGCACAACCATCTGGAAAAGTGACGTCTTCGCAAACGCTCTTTGCAAAACTTATATCAACCGGGTGTTGGCTGGTCAGTGCCTTGAAATCTTTGGCCCAATGGATGCGTTGCATCAAGTCATCCCAATCGGTATTCTGGCCTTGGTAAAAAGGATCGAGTGGTCGGCAGCTGGTTTCTTTTTCTTGAATATTGGCCTGGAGGTCACGTATGCGCTGGAGTCTTCCAGCTGCTTGACTAATTGCCTTAAAGAGATCCAGCTCTTTCTGCAGCCGAGCAAAATCCGTGTTGAGTCCTCTTGAATGTTGCACAAAGATATCGTCAAAGAAAACTTTGTTGCTCGAAAACCAGGATTCGATAGCCTCCAGTTCACTCAAACCATTGAGGAGGCCCAGCAAATTCTCGTAGCTTGCCTTATGCTTAATCTGTTTCGTGTGAGCTTGCAGAATGTATTTATCTTTCTTGAAACTCTTGCCAAGTCGGCTAAAAGCACTTTTATATTGTGTGCGGAAACGATGAAGAAGGGTAGCATGGTCAACATCAAATACCCCTTCCTCATAATTCAAGCGGATGAAACTTTCTATATATCGATGTCGTTCGGCTGAAACTTGCGCATTATTAAGTGTGTTTTCAAGCTTGTCAAGTGATCTTTCATTTGACCATCTAATGAATGCTTGATTGTCCAGGATAAACTGTTGCAAACAATTCTCTTGCTCTTCCGCCGCCTCCTTTTCTAAGGCTGGGACAGGATCAAAGGGAACCTTACCTCCCAGGCTAGTAACAAGCGTTATAGTGTCTTCGTATGCACTCACTGACATCAACAGTTGATCGTGAAATGTGCGCAACTCGGTCGCATCAGACTCAAGCGAGTCCAAGTTTTCGTGCAACAGCCAGGAAAACGGGATACCGGGAGCATTGGCTGCCATGGTCAATACTCGGAGGTAACCTTGATAACTGTTAAGCGAAAAAGTTGCCCTTTCCGTCTTATCCAAGAAATTGTTTCCGTCGCGATCCATTTCTTTTGCAGCACGAGAAATTTTGGGCAGCTCGGCGATAAATGCGTTCCTTAAATCCATCGAAATGTGTTGAACCGATGCCCCATACCAGGGATTGTCCCGATAATCACCGGTCATTTGCCTAATCTGCCTGGAATAGTTTTCAATTAAAGATCTCAGTTCCATAAACTGATCGCGTGTGATACTTTCAACACCGGGAATCCCAAACCGAAGAGCCGGATAGTCGTAGAGTTTTGCAAGGTTCCCTTGTGCATGGTAAATCGTAATACCCAGAGGCTGTACAAGTTGATGCAGTTCAGACACATACCTCTTTAGTCGACTGCGGCGCTCATGGAGGGTGCGGAGCGTATGGAAGGCCTCATCTTTAATACTCGCAGTGTTTCTTGTTAACTCCATGGAGTCACTTAATTGGCTGAGTACGTCTTTTTTACTTGTTTTGTGACTATGAAGTGCAAGACAAAAATCGTTTAATCCTGAATCTTTAAGTCTTCGGTAAACGACATCCAAAGCAGCTTTTTTCTCGGATACGAATAGCACGGTCTTTCCACCGGCCAGCTTCTCCGCGATGATATTGGCGATTGTCTGACTTTTTCCTGTGCCAGGTGGTCCCTCTAATACAAAGCTTACCCCCTCTTTGGCCAAAAGTATGGCGTCTTGCTGACTCGAATCTGCATCCAAGACTTGAAAAATGTCGACCGGATCCGTATTACCATCGTGATCATAGTTGGAAACATCTATTGTGGGCTCAGATGCCAGTAACGAGGGGTCGCCACTTATGGCACGGACAACCGGATGGGATAGAATCTTCTCTCTGTTCCTTTCCAGATCCGCGTACATGTTTATCTTGAGGAAAGTAAATAGCCCAAGACCAACATCTCGCCTAACTGACCCGTTTGGAATGCCCGTAACCGATCGTTCAATTTGTGACAAATACTCTTCAATACCGCATTCATCATCGAAATCTGGTAACTCTTTTCCGAAATCATCCATCAGTTTGTGTTGAAGAGTAGGATTCAACACAATTTCGTCTTCATGGAGTTCCAGGATATACGGATCACTGATTGATTTGTTGTTAAGAGTGACGGGAACCAAAACTAAAGGAGAGCTGAGCTTCAAGTCGGAATCAGGTGATTCATGCCAGTCAAGAAATCCAAAGGAGAGAAAGAGAACATTGACTCCCTGCTCTTCGATAGCGGTACGTGCTCTGTTGCGAATGTTTCGCAGCGTTTTTTGCTGATCTTTTGGGGTTTGATTCGTAATAATCTGAGCGTCCGTGTGATTCCTTGGTTTCAGCCCAAATCCATCTTCAGCATTTGCAATATTATCTTTTTCTTCTTCATCATCTTCCTGTTCATCGATGTAAGGAAATTCAAGAGGTTTCTCTGCTTCAACTAACGTTTCCCAAAGTGTCACGTAATTGGGAGTCAATATTCGCAAACTCGAACGTTTGGTGTCTTTGAAATCTACAAGTCGATTTCTTTTTGAAAGGTCAAGCAGTTTCTTTTTCCAAATGTCGATCTTGGGTGAAACTGGATTCTTTTCAGCTGGAGATATCTTTACCGTTTCTTGTGGAAAAACTGCTTGATCGGTTGCTTCAATTTCCACTCCGCTCCCTTGGGGTGACCTTATCATATCCGTTTCTTGAAACATGAATCTTCTCCAAATACTCCGTGTACATAACCTTGAATGACTGTTTTCCCGTTACGAACTAACGGGAAATCTCTGAATCATATGGAGCTCAGATTGGGTTGGAAATCAATGGCAGAACTCCTGAAATTAACATCACCCGAGCCTTCTAGGTTAAATATCTCATAGAAGATATTACCAATAGATTGGTATAAATATCAAAGCGACAAGTTGAATGTTCTGGTCAAAGTGACTAAGCTTAATCCTTGGGGCTGTACACATCAGAAGCATGAAGAGTTTCCAAAACAGGACTAAATGCTGTCACATCAGT is part of the Fastidiosipila sp. genome and encodes:
- a CDS encoding DUF3320 domain-containing protein, yielding MFQETDMIRSPQGSGVEIEATDQAVFPQETVKISPAEKNPVSPKIDIWKKKLLDLSKRNRLVDFKDTKRSSLRILTPNYVTLWETLVEAEKPLEFPYIDEQEDDEEEKDNIANAEDGFGLKPRNHTDAQIITNQTPKDQQKTLRNIRNRARTAIEEQGVNVLFLSFGFLDWHESPDSDLKLSSPLVLVPVTLNNKSISDPYILELHEDEIVLNPTLQHKLMDDFGKELPDFDDECGIEEYLSQIERSVTGIPNGSVRRDVGLGLFTFLKINMYADLERNREKILSHPVVRAISGDPSLLASEPTIDVSNYDHDGNTDPVDIFQVLDADSSQQDAILLAKEGVSFVLEGPPGTGKSQTIANIIAEKLAGGKTVLFVSEKKAALDVVYRRLKDSGLNDFCLALHSHKTSKKDVLSQLSDSMELTRNTASIKDEAFHTLRTLHERRSRLKRYVSELHQLVQPLGITIYHAQGNLAKLYDYPALRFGIPGVESITRDQFMELRSLIENYSRQIRQMTGDYRDNPWYGASVQHISMDLRNAFIAELPKISRAAKEMDRDGNNFLDKTERATFSLNSYQGYLRVLTMAANAPGIPFSWLLHENLDSLESDATELRTFHDQLLMSVSAYEDTITLVTSLGGKVPFDPVPALEKEAAEEQENCLQQFILDNQAFIRWSNERSLDKLENTLNNAQVSAERHRYIESFIRLNYEEGVFDVDHATLLHRFRTQYKSAFSRLGKSFKKDKYILQAHTKQIKHKASYENLLGLLNGLSELEAIESWFSSNKVFFDDIFVQHSRGLNTDFARLQKELDLFKAISQAAGRLQRIRDLQANIQEKETSCRPLDPFYQGQNTDWDDLMQRIHWAKDFKALTSQHPVDISFAKSVCEDVTFPDGCAQLSKKLKSTYDTLKPKVDWFAEYFEERESERLYSIPFTDLADKADRCSRQLNLLEEWLDLQRSRQQLEERGYKEFLDQLDQERHESKEIVPIFERRFYTLWLDAILPKFPAVQAFRRNQHEAFIEEFVKLDKLQLDIAKERLKNELMNNLPQTDSFTKAGGEINILKAEIKKKRRIMPIRKLFAKAPNMIMKLKPCLMMSPLSVSVFLESDQFVFDTVIFDEASQVCTENAIGAILRGKQVIIAGDSKQLPPTAFFAASIGDTEYDEDSDEYYQEGFESVLDEASVNLNNQPLMWHYRSRHEHLIAFSNAQYYRSNLITFPSNVERMEDHGVEYIYLANGVYDRGGTKTNRAEAKKVADLVFEHLNKFPNRSLGVVAFSSSQSDAIEAAVRAKRLDNPKCEPFFTEEGHEPFFIKNLENVQGDERDTIIFSIGYAKDRYGKMSMLFGPLSHEGGERRLNVAITRAKHNVKLVGSIRSTDIEESRITADGPKQLRKYIEFAMRGPEVLNHNLKIQDTAQHDSEFEESVYNFLVSKGYRVSAQVGCSGYRIDMAVQHPELDGRYVLGVECDGASYHSTRTVRERDRVRQAILEDMGWKIYRIWSTDWIKDAHAEQSKLIDKVEEAINTYIDPFGIQGNHADRKTSQTTVKGEKDNNDHSFLVVEPKNEEDHTYGFEDYRMTDPEEIRTDKEWWQLGYSLENHLLTIVRNESPVQFEWLCSRLAVHFGQQRVTDRIRDGVQEVIDELDDQVLLENGFVYTNPKGPVIARVAGERKIHQIAEEELILAVRSVASSFVGCTRDELIAEVSRALGYNRTGKRINERLSEIIAKLIAKNKLTEQDGKISPNVDFDR